The following proteins are encoded in a genomic region of Natronorubrum halophilum:
- a CDS encoding amidohydrolase encodes MSYDLPTRLRDLRRAFHRHPEPGWREFQTTARVVDELERLGVDEIAVGRESLATDERMAVPSETELEPWLERAREAGVRSDILERTDGGHTGVVAVLEQGSGPCIGLRVDLDAISMTESAADDHRPAAEGFRSEHDGYMHACGHDAHVAMGLGTIETVKHSDFTGTLKVFFQPAEEISGGGKAMAAGGYLDDVDYLLAVHLGLDHPTGEIVAGIEKPLAMAHLTATFEGASAHAGKAPNAGANAMQAAATSIQNAYAIPRHSDGMTRVNVGQIEGGTASNVIAEEVSLEAEVRGETTALMEYTRTELERVLYAAAEMHDCDVTPRVLGESPRVDSHPALRALVGDVAWEISGVESVVPTTDFGASEDVTYLMERVQSDNGLASYVLVGSDHPTSHHTPTFDIDEESLEIGVSVLADTAVELSRRRP; translated from the coding sequence ATGTCCTACGATCTGCCCACCAGATTGCGCGACTTACGGCGGGCGTTCCACCGTCACCCGGAACCCGGCTGGCGCGAGTTCCAGACGACGGCTCGGGTCGTCGACGAACTCGAGCGGCTCGGCGTCGACGAGATCGCCGTCGGTCGCGAGTCGCTGGCGACCGACGAGCGCATGGCCGTCCCGTCGGAGACGGAACTCGAGCCGTGGCTCGAGCGAGCGCGCGAGGCGGGGGTTCGGTCGGACATTCTCGAGCGCACCGACGGGGGTCACACGGGCGTCGTGGCGGTCCTCGAGCAGGGCTCGGGCCCCTGTATCGGGTTGCGCGTCGATCTCGATGCGATCTCGATGACGGAATCGGCTGCCGACGACCACCGACCGGCCGCCGAAGGCTTTCGATCCGAACACGACGGCTACATGCACGCCTGCGGCCACGACGCTCACGTCGCGATGGGGCTCGGAACCATAGAGACCGTCAAACACAGCGACTTTACGGGGACGTTGAAGGTGTTCTTCCAGCCCGCAGAGGAGATCTCCGGCGGCGGCAAGGCGATGGCCGCGGGCGGCTATCTCGACGACGTCGACTACCTCCTCGCGGTCCACCTCGGTCTGGACCATCCGACCGGCGAGATCGTCGCCGGGATCGAAAAGCCACTGGCGATGGCGCACCTCACCGCGACGTTCGAAGGGGCGAGCGCCCACGCCGGCAAAGCGCCGAACGCGGGCGCGAACGCGATGCAGGCGGCTGCGACGTCGATCCAGAACGCGTACGCGATTCCCCGTCACAGCGACGGGATGACCCGCGTGAACGTCGGGCAGATCGAAGGCGGCACCGCGAGCAACGTCATCGCCGAGGAGGTGTCGCTCGAGGCCGAAGTCCGCGGCGAGACGACGGCGCTGATGGAGTACACTCGGACGGAACTCGAGCGCGTTCTGTACGCCGCCGCCGAGATGCACGATTGCGACGTCACGCCGCGGGTCCTCGGGGAGTCGCCGCGCGTCGACAGCCATCCGGCGCTCCGGGCGCTCGTCGGCGACGTAGCCTGGGAGATTTCGGGGGTCGAGTCGGTGGTTCCGACGACCGACTTCGGCGCGAGCGAAGACGTCACCTACCTGATGGAGCGCGTCCAAAGTGACAACGGGTTGGCGTCGTACGTCCTCGTCGGGTCGGACCACCCGACGAGCCACCACACGCCGACGTTCGATATCGACGAAGAGAGCCTCGAGATCGGCGTGTCGGTGCTCGCCGATACCGCGGTCGAACTCTCCCGACGGCGGCCCTAG
- a CDS encoding threonine ammonia-lyase — protein MSRRLVTPEDVETARKRIDDVVHRTPLDTSRTFAELSGADSLGLKLENVQRTGSFKIRGAYNTMAQLAPEEREAGVISSSAGNHAQGVALAGNLLDIDTTIVVPAVTPAAKIEATRGYGAEVVVEGDIYERSYEYALERAEETGETFVHPFDDEAIIAGQGTIGLELLEQYPSIDTVLVAIGGGGLISGIGTVLKARDPNTRVIGVQPAGASHAKPSLEAGEIRELEDVDTVAEGIADTRMLETTFANAREVVDDVVSVSDREIAAAVTLLAERAKTVAESAGAAPLAAALSDSVGLDLGGEHVGVVISGGNVNLTEHAELTRTGLYELERYAEARLAVAGWPTTVGAIVEAVEAEGAELDVLERARRGAVDEPNRVPVTVGLEGSGPEHLDGVLETLSELEGVSVVERSLA, from the coding sequence ATGAGTCGCCGACTCGTCACCCCCGAGGACGTCGAGACGGCTCGAAAGCGGATCGACGACGTCGTCCACCGCACGCCCCTCGACACCTCGCGAACCTTCGCCGAACTGAGCGGTGCCGACTCCCTGGGGCTCAAACTCGAGAACGTCCAGCGAACGGGCTCGTTCAAGATCCGCGGCGCGTACAACACGATGGCCCAGCTCGCTCCCGAGGAGCGCGAGGCGGGCGTCATCTCCTCGAGCGCGGGCAACCACGCGCAGGGGGTCGCACTGGCCGGTAACCTGCTCGATATCGACACGACGATCGTCGTTCCGGCGGTGACGCCCGCGGCGAAGATCGAGGCCACCCGCGGCTACGGTGCCGAGGTCGTCGTCGAGGGCGACATCTACGAGCGCTCCTACGAGTACGCCCTCGAGCGCGCCGAGGAAACGGGCGAGACGTTCGTCCACCCCTTCGACGACGAGGCGATCATCGCCGGGCAGGGGACCATCGGCCTGGAGTTGCTAGAGCAATATCCCAGCATCGACACCGTCCTCGTCGCCATCGGCGGCGGCGGGCTGATCTCGGGTATCGGGACGGTGTTGAAGGCTCGCGATCCGAATACTCGCGTGATCGGCGTCCAGCCGGCGGGTGCGTCTCACGCGAAGCCGTCGCTCGAGGCCGGCGAGATTCGGGAACTCGAGGACGTCGACACCGTCGCGGAGGGGATCGCCGATACGCGCATGCTCGAGACCACGTTCGCGAACGCTCGCGAGGTCGTCGACGACGTGGTGAGCGTCAGCGACCGCGAGATCGCCGCCGCCGTGACGCTGCTCGCGGAACGCGCGAAGACCGTCGCCGAGAGCGCCGGTGCGGCACCGCTTGCGGCCGCGCTGTCGGATTCGGTCGGACTGGACCTCGGGGGCGAGCACGTCGGCGTCGTGATCTCGGGGGGGAACGTGAACCTCACCGAACACGCCGAACTGACCCGGACCGGACTGTACGAACTCGAGCGCTACGCCGAGGCGAGGCTGGCCGTCGCGGGGTGGCCGACGACCGTCGGTGCCATCGTCGAGGCCGTCGAAGCCGAGGGTGCCGAACTGGACGTCCTCGAGCGCGCCCGACGCGGCGCGGTCGACGAGCCGAATCGAGTTCCGGTGACCGTGGGACTCGAGGGCAGCGGCCCGGAGCATTTGGACGGCGTGCTCGAGACACTTTCCGAACTCGAGGGGGTTTCCGTGGTCGAACGCTCGCTCGCATAA
- a CDS encoding helix-turn-helix domain-containing protein has translation MTTLPVWIEDRIDPTLEKKLTQRHVVEVMLEAERPFFSIQQLQALVGPTVSKETIRNRLNELREIDVVAAETYPETITLYYVNHPESNWPLSPEGRQALAYDSPLETLSLGDFLRLRNPAGIRTLVLAGFQLTLVLFSTGVLLWALGLDAPVSATSAMAEAAGNLFVVCLVLLVAERIARAVRDGGRDSAVSATERSTPK, from the coding sequence ATGACGACCCTCCCCGTGTGGATCGAGGACCGAATCGACCCCACGCTCGAGAAAAAACTCACGCAGCGCCACGTCGTCGAGGTCATGCTCGAGGCCGAGCGACCGTTCTTCTCCATCCAGCAACTGCAGGCGCTGGTGGGGCCGACGGTGAGCAAGGAAACTATTCGAAACCGGCTCAACGAACTCCGCGAGATCGACGTCGTGGCCGCCGAGACCTATCCCGAGACGATCACGCTCTACTACGTGAACCATCCCGAATCCAACTGGCCGCTCTCGCCTGAGGGCCGGCAGGCGCTCGCGTACGACTCGCCGCTCGAGACGCTCTCGCTGGGCGACTTCCTCCGACTCCGGAACCCTGCCGGTATCAGAACGCTAGTCCTCGCGGGGTTTCAGCTCACGCTCGTGCTGTTCAGTACCGGCGTCCTCCTGTGGGCGCTCGGACTCGACGCGCCGGTCTCGGCAACCTCGGCGATGGCGGAAGCCGCTGGAAACCTCTTCGTCGTCTGTCTGGTGTTGCTCGTCGCCGAACGCATTGCCCGAGCGGTTCGCGACGGCGGCCGCGATAGTGCCGTCTCGGCTACCGAGCGGTCCACGCCGAAGTGA
- a CDS encoding proline dehydrogenase family protein: MIPPIANRFVAGEGPAQALEHVQRLNERNVAAIVNLLGEHYDERPPVRSDAGEYRALAGDIANSDLEACISVKPSQLGLDLGEDVFREELWGVVDAAAEHGVFVWIDMEDYTTTDATLDAFEELAREYGETGRSSSDQGSDAGVGLCVQANLKRTRADVERLADVPGKVRFVKGAYNEPADVAYQDSERINREYETLLEYAFEHYDGGIAVGSHDPAMIDRAIELHEQHGTDFEIQMLMGVRETAQYDLAEEYSVYQYVPYGDRWKSYFYRRVTERKENVWFALRAILGR; this comes from the coding sequence ATGATCCCTCCGATCGCGAACCGCTTCGTCGCGGGAGAGGGGCCGGCACAGGCCCTCGAGCACGTACAACGACTCAACGAGCGAAACGTCGCGGCGATCGTCAACCTGCTGGGCGAACACTACGACGAGCGCCCGCCCGTTCGATCCGACGCGGGGGAGTACCGGGCGCTTGCCGGCGACATCGCGAACTCCGATCTCGAGGCCTGCATCTCGGTCAAACCCTCACAGCTGGGGCTCGATCTGGGCGAAGACGTCTTTCGCGAGGAACTCTGGGGCGTGGTCGACGCGGCGGCCGAACACGGCGTCTTCGTCTGGATCGATATGGAGGACTACACGACGACCGACGCGACGCTGGACGCCTTCGAGGAGCTCGCCCGCGAGTACGGCGAAACCGGGCGATCCTCGTCGGATCAGGGATCCGACGCCGGTGTCGGGCTCTGCGTCCAGGCGAATCTCAAACGCACTCGCGCGGACGTCGAACGACTCGCGGACGTGCCCGGAAAGGTTCGGTTCGTCAAAGGGGCATACAACGAACCGGCCGACGTCGCCTACCAGGACTCGGAACGGATCAACCGAGAGTACGAAACCCTTCTCGAGTACGCGTTCGAACACTACGACGGCGGAATCGCGGTCGGGAGTCACGACCCGGCGATGATCGACCGCGCGATCGAACTTCACGAGCAACACGGTACCGACTTCGAGATCCAGATGCTCATGGGGGTTCGCGAGACGGCCCAGTACGACCTCGCCGAGGAGTATTCCGTCTATCAGTACGTTCCCTACGGCGATCGGTGGAAATCGTACTTCTATCGCCGCGTCACCGAACGGAAGGAAAACGTCTGGTTCGCCCTCAGGGCGATCCTCGGACGCTAA
- a CDS encoding BCCT family transporter, whose protein sequence is MSNSEQGMVRRFFDELDPVVFLFGALLTIGVIVAFFIDRDFVASGIDTVHGEMLSYMSWALLVIVFLIVVFLLYLIVGPWGRLKLGDEDPEYSFISFFSMLYSAGFAAGVVFWGPTEGLFYYADPNPLFGVEGSTSEAVPYAIQQTLFHWALPQLAVFTIMGIAIGYFAYNYDGVPLRVSSALTPILGKENLDGPVAKVIDILAVFATIGGVATSLGFIGSQFISGLEYQWGLNFGDIGVLVVVTTMTILFTFSMVLGVDRGIRRLSNFNMGLFVVLMLATFILGPSMFLLLLGSQAMGGMIGDFVTMSLYTGAGEGGTTWVEDWTVFYWAWALSWSPFAGLFIARISKGRTIREVAFTGIVATSAATIPWFTFVGGTAVYLQDTAAADFGAVIAGDAGAEVSGFILFDALPFGAILMVAFLVLVTTFFITSADSSTLAVSMMTTGGKESPSTINRVFWGIVLGLTAAILMILGGQDGTGALEQAVVITGAPFAIVCFLAMLSLIKNLSGTNGRVLFQEETVIYGSAKSKSDEPTTTAEPGDDD, encoded by the coding sequence ATGAGTAACAGCGAACAGGGGATGGTCCGTCGTTTCTTCGACGAACTCGATCCGGTCGTCTTCCTGTTCGGAGCGTTGTTGACGATCGGCGTGATCGTCGCGTTCTTCATCGATCGCGATTTCGTCGCCAGCGGAATCGATACCGTGCACGGGGAGATGCTCAGCTACATGAGCTGGGCGTTGCTGGTGATCGTGTTCCTGATCGTCGTCTTCCTGTTGTACTTGATCGTCGGTCCGTGGGGACGACTCAAGCTGGGCGACGAGGATCCGGAGTACAGCTTCATCTCGTTTTTCTCGATGTTGTACTCGGCCGGATTCGCCGCGGGCGTCGTGTTCTGGGGGCCGACCGAAGGACTGTTCTACTACGCCGATCCCAATCCACTGTTCGGCGTCGAAGGGAGCACGAGCGAAGCGGTACCGTACGCGATCCAGCAGACGCTGTTCCACTGGGCGCTGCCCCAGCTCGCGGTGTTTACGATCATGGGCATCGCGATCGGCTACTTCGCGTACAACTACGACGGCGTGCCACTGCGCGTCTCGTCGGCCCTGACGCCGATTCTCGGGAAGGAGAACCTCGATGGGCCGGTCGCGAAAGTCATCGACATCCTCGCCGTGTTCGCGACGATCGGCGGCGTCGCGACCTCGCTCGGCTTCATCGGGAGTCAGTTCATCAGCGGCCTCGAGTACCAGTGGGGACTCAACTTCGGTGATATCGGGGTGCTGGTCGTGGTGACGACGATGACGATCCTGTTTACGTTCTCGATGGTGTTGGGAGTCGACAGGGGGATCCGCCGCCTCTCGAACTTCAACATGGGCCTGTTCGTCGTGCTCATGCTCGCGACGTTCATCCTCGGTCCGTCGATGTTCCTCTTGCTGCTCGGTTCGCAGGCGATGGGCGGGATGATCGGCGACTTCGTGACGATGAGCCTCTACACCGGCGCCGGCGAGGGCGGCACCACCTGGGTCGAAGACTGGACCGTCTTCTACTGGGCGTGGGCGCTCTCGTGGTCCCCGTTCGCCGGGCTGTTCATCGCCCGCATCTCGAAGGGACGAACCATCCGCGAGGTCGCTTTCACCGGCATCGTGGCGACCTCCGCGGCGACGATCCCGTGGTTCACGTTCGTCGGCGGTACCGCCGTCTACCTGCAGGACACGGCTGCTGCGGACTTCGGCGCGGTCATCGCCGGAGACGCGGGTGCGGAAGTCTCCGGTTTCATCCTGTTCGACGCCCTGCCGTTCGGTGCGATACTCATGGTCGCGTTCCTCGTCCTCGTGACGACGTTCTTCATCACGTCGGCGGACTCCTCGACGCTCGCCGTCTCGATGATGACCACCGGCGGCAAGGAGTCGCCGTCGACGATCAACCGGGTCTTCTGGGGTATCGTCCTCGGCCTGACCGCCGCGATCCTGATGATCCTCGGCGGTCAGGACGGCACCGGCGCGCTCGAGCAAGCGGTCGTCATCACCGGCGCGCCGTTCGCGATCGTCTGCTTCCTCGCGATGCTCTCGCTGATCAAGAACTTGAGCGGCACCAACGGACGGGTGCTGTTCCAGGAGGAGACGGTCATCTACGGATCGGCGAAAAGCAAATCCGACGAGCCGACGACGACCGCGGAGCCGGGCGACGACGACTGA
- a CDS encoding aspartate aminotransferase family protein has protein sequence MTAGPPIDDIHFDDAPNVDSVPGPNTRALLEKQDEIDSNAVAYPDDIPIAFEEGKGATVRDADGNTFIDLFAGIGVLNVGHSNPYVLEAVHEQADKFVHTVDFPTEARLELIEKLNEIAPAGLRDRNKVVFGGPTGSDAIEASIKLAKYNTGGDGLIAFRGAYHGATTGAMSVTSNKKFKGHYTPLLSDVVHAPYPYPFRQDKTPQEAVDHALEEVRAIVEDPYGGLANPAGIIVEPIQGEGGIITPPDGFLRGLREIATDNDVVLVFDEIQSGLGRTGEWWASDWAGVTPDVMTSAKALGGVGFPLSATMYHEDLDTWGPGDHAGTYRGHVVGMRAGTRAIEYIQEHDLLEHARELGEYIRGRLRDAADETDRLAEIRGEGLFIGAEFVDETGAPDGDVVDAIQQYCFERGVLIWTAGRHGNVLRFLPPLVLTHDLAETALDIVVEAIEHATTDATQAA, from the coding sequence ATGACGGCAGGACCGCCGATCGACGACATTCACTTCGACGACGCACCGAACGTCGACTCCGTCCCCGGGCCGAACACCCGAGCGCTGCTCGAGAAACAGGACGAAATCGACAGCAACGCGGTCGCGTACCCGGACGATATTCCCATCGCCTTCGAGGAAGGGAAGGGCGCGACGGTTCGCGACGCCGACGGAAACACCTTCATCGATCTCTTTGCGGGGATCGGCGTGCTCAACGTCGGGCACTCGAACCCCTACGTGCTCGAGGCCGTCCACGAGCAGGCGGACAAGTTCGTCCACACGGTCGACTTTCCGACGGAAGCGCGCCTCGAGTTGATCGAGAAACTCAACGAGATCGCGCCCGCCGGGCTACGGGACCGGAACAAGGTCGTCTTCGGCGGCCCGACCGGCAGCGACGCCATCGAGGCGTCGATCAAGTTGGCGAAATACAACACGGGCGGCGACGGCCTCATCGCGTTCCGCGGTGCCTATCACGGCGCGACGACGGGCGCGATGAGCGTCACCTCGAACAAGAAGTTCAAGGGCCACTACACGCCGCTGCTTTCGGACGTCGTTCACGCGCCGTATCCGTACCCGTTCCGGCAGGACAAGACGCCCCAGGAGGCCGTCGATCACGCGCTCGAGGAGGTTCGGGCCATCGTGGAAGATCCCTACGGCGGGCTGGCTAACCCGGCGGGGATCATCGTCGAACCGATCCAGGGCGAGGGCGGGATCATCACCCCGCCGGACGGGTTCCTCCGCGGGCTTCGCGAGATCGCGACCGACAACGACGTCGTCCTCGTTTTCGACGAGATTCAAAGCGGGCTCGGCCGCACCGGCGAGTGGTGGGCCAGTGACTGGGCGGGCGTTACGCCGGACGTGATGACCTCCGCCAAGGCGCTCGGCGGCGTCGGCTTCCCGCTGTCGGCGACGATGTACCACGAGGACCTCGACACGTGGGGTCCGGGCGACCACGCCGGCACCTACCGCGGCCACGTCGTCGGCATGCGAGCCGGCACCCGCGCCATCGAGTACATTCAGGAACACGACCTGCTCGAACACGCGCGCGAACTCGGCGAATACATTCGGGGCCGGCTTCGCGATGCCGCCGACGAAACCGACCGCCTCGCCGAGATCCGCGGCGAGGGGCTGTTCATCGGGGCCGAGTTCGTCGACGAAACCGGTGCGCCCGACGGCGACGTCGTCGACGCGATCCAGCAGTACTGCTTCGAGCGCGGCGTCCTGATCTGGACGGCCGGCCGACACGGCAACGTCCTTCGATTCCTGCCGCCGCTCGTGCTCACGCACGATCTGGCGGAAACGGCGCTCGATATCGTGGTCGAGGCGATCGAACACGCGACTACCGACGCGACTCAGGCGGCCTGA
- a CDS encoding aminotransferase class III-fold pyridoxal phosphate-dependent enzyme has product MDRDTAEPSVDAFPGPNAREWVAFHGKNAAPSEYSHEFVWDITREADGPFVTDVDGNVLLDFTCHIGAAPLGYNNEKILEKFREFDLVEPMKIAGQDMYFGAGPSPEDTTVPGSSHLMEKLTDVSSQYGMDTVFLSNSGAEAMENAMKITNDYRAPSKYGIAFAGSFHGRTFGTLSITKSKEVYTRHYPEIAGIETVPFCADRGCDPASCDCGFFTDGGSQLRNSLSPEGGHINPEEIAFLTLEPIQGVGGYRFPSEAFMQEVADVTDEYDIPLVVDEIQSGVGRTGEIWASDHYPIEPDVIASAKALRVGATISRSEIFPSEKNRLGSTFGGGDLLGSMMGTFTLEAIDEYDLLDNATTRGEQAKELLRDDSPEYVEDVRGKGLMLAVEFDTPERRTAVVQASLERGLLTLGCGKKTIRLLPPLDSSEREIAFGIDIFLEAIDAVGPSAKAA; this is encoded by the coding sequence ATGGATAGGGACACTGCCGAACCGAGCGTGGACGCCTTCCCCGGCCCCAACGCTCGCGAATGGGTCGCGTTTCACGGGAAGAACGCCGCGCCGAGCGAGTACTCCCACGAGTTCGTCTGGGACATCACCCGCGAGGCCGACGGCCCCTTCGTCACGGACGTCGATGGAAACGTCTTGCTCGATTTCACCTGTCACATCGGTGCCGCGCCGCTCGGCTACAACAACGAGAAGATCCTCGAGAAGTTCCGGGAGTTCGATCTCGTCGAACCGATGAAGATCGCCGGTCAGGACATGTACTTCGGCGCCGGTCCGAGCCCCGAGGACACGACCGTTCCCGGCTCGAGTCACCTCATGGAGAAACTGACCGACGTCTCGAGCCAGTACGGGATGGACACGGTCTTCCTCTCGAACTCCGGGGCGGAGGCCATGGAGAACGCGATGAAGATCACGAACGACTACCGCGCGCCCTCGAAGTACGGCATCGCCTTCGCGGGAAGCTTCCACGGCCGAACCTTCGGCACGCTCTCGATCACGAAGTCCAAGGAGGTCTACACGCGCCACTACCCCGAAATCGCCGGGATCGAGACGGTGCCGTTCTGTGCGGACCGCGGCTGTGACCCCGCGAGTTGTGACTGCGGTTTCTTCACCGACGGTGGCTCGCAGCTTCGCAACTCGCTGTCGCCCGAAGGCGGCCACATCAACCCCGAGGAAATCGCGTTCCTCACCCTCGAGCCGATTCAGGGCGTCGGCGGCTACCGCTTCCCCAGCGAGGCGTTCATGCAGGAGGTGGCGGACGTGACCGACGAGTACGACATTCCGCTCGTCGTCGACGAGATCCAGTCCGGCGTCGGTCGCACCGGCGAGATCTGGGCCTCGGATCATTACCCGATCGAACCCGACGTCATCGCCAGCGCGAAGGCCCTGCGCGTCGGCGCGACGATTTCGCGCTCCGAGATCTTCCCCAGCGAGAAGAACCGGCTCGGGTCGACCTTCGGCGGCGGCGACCTGCTCGGTTCGATGATGGGCACGTTCACTCTCGAGGCCATCGACGAGTACGACCTGCTCGACAACGCCACGACGCGCGGCGAACAGGCGAAGGAACTGCTGCGCGACGACTCGCCGGAGTACGTCGAGGACGTGCGCGGAAAAGGGCTCATGCTCGCCGTCGAGTTCGACACCCCCGAGCGACGGACCGCCGTCGTTCAGGCGTCGCTCGAGCGCGGCCTGCTGACGCTCGGCTGCGGGAAAAAGACGATCCGGCTGCTCCCGCCGCTGGACTCGAGCGAGCGCGAAATCGCGTTCGGGATCGATATTTTCCTCGAGGCGATCGACGCCGTCGGCCCGAGCGCGAAGGCCGCGTAA
- a CDS encoding Rid family detoxifying hydrolase — translation MSDTDPIETDGAPSNDNPYSQGVRAGDTCYVSGYGPVDPETGEVVDGNVQEQTDRVLENIATVVDEAGGDGLADVVKVTVYLTDLEDYDAVNEAYGAKFDEEPPARVCVEVSRLPEDVRVELDAIAYLG, via the coding sequence ATGTCCGACACAGACCCCATCGAAACCGACGGCGCACCGAGCAACGACAACCCCTATTCGCAGGGCGTCCGCGCCGGCGACACGTGCTACGTCTCCGGCTACGGCCCCGTCGATCCCGAAACCGGCGAGGTCGTCGACGGCAATGTTCAAGAGCAAACCGATCGGGTACTCGAGAACATCGCGACCGTCGTCGACGAAGCCGGCGGCGACGGCCTCGCCGACGTCGTCAAAGTCACCGTCTATCTGACCGATCTCGAGGACTACGACGCGGTCAACGAGGCCTACGGCGCGAAGTTCGACGAGGAACCGCCAGCGCGCGTCTGCGTGGAGGTCTCGCGGCTGCCCGAGGACGTTCGCGTCGAGTTGGACGCGATCGCGTACCTCGGCTAA
- a CDS encoding DUF4870 domain-containing protein — protein MSTNTSPTDSPSNEPSPSEQSSTPPGPALLAERSLLGIFVHFFAIVPLWGVLVAGLVYRFSSHEFTRANARNAFNWQLLVTGSIAATLLGVFGLSALVDRVALPGLIETLVFLPVLAVMILMFALTWLNFIFPFVAMGKAIFGGAWNYLFVPDFLRLVATRTRFGQKYSNN, from the coding sequence ATGTCCACGAATACGTCACCGACCGACTCGCCGTCGAACGAACCGTCTCCGTCCGAACAGTCGTCGACGCCGCCCGGCCCGGCACTCTTGGCCGAGCGATCGCTGCTCGGCATCTTCGTCCACTTCTTCGCGATCGTTCCGTTGTGGGGCGTTCTCGTCGCCGGACTGGTGTACCGGTTCTCGAGTCACGAGTTCACTCGAGCCAACGCGCGAAACGCCTTCAACTGGCAACTGCTCGTCACGGGATCGATCGCGGCGACGTTGCTCGGGGTGTTCGGCCTGTCGGCACTGGTCGACCGAGTCGCTCTGCCCGGATTGATCGAAACCCTCGTCTTCCTTCCAGTGCTCGCTGTCATGATCCTCATGTTCGCGCTCACGTGGCTGAACTTCATCTTCCCGTTCGTCGCGATGGGAAAGGCGATCTTCGGTGGCGCGTGGAACTACCTGTTCGTCCCCGATTTCCTCCGACTCGTCGCGACACGCACGCGATTCGGGCAGAAATATAGTAACAACTGA